From the genome of Triticum aestivum cultivar Chinese Spring chromosome 3B, IWGSC CS RefSeq v2.1, whole genome shotgun sequence, one region includes:
- the LOC123068638 gene encoding uncharacterized protein isoform X1 produces MGGEPLLTSLSMENSNSHPCTLLSMDPAGSHPASAESSGGGGAVNGVGASADRELFIIPRHESVRQGPPDINVPLSADPSPPPALWSLDTFDIFDVGLGTHTHESEVALTLPKSSGNGSAAVGVGARKCAKRGDSIWGAWFFFNHYFRPALVEKAKEKVTRDASGSITGFDKSDLRLDVFLVQHDMENLYMWVFKERPDNALGKMQLRSFMNGHSKHGEPSFPFSADKGFSRSHRMQRKHYRGLSNPQCLHGIEIVNSPNLSAVPEADMKRWAELTGRDLNFSIPAEASDFESWRNLPSTDFELDRPQPAASKSVAHTSHNNNHKKTLNGSGLNLSTPPSSDDGMDLSPKCHKRRKDFFGHGVEEDCAMANNSCSEREQEVEVHTGEPSWMHDFTGVAKHASGPVTAAKTIYEDDEGYLIMVSMLLSDPHSVKVTWRNTLTHGVVKITCVSTARMPFIKRHDRTFKLTDPSPEHCPPGEFVREIPLATRIPENAKIEAYYDETGTGLEIMVPKHRVGPEEHEVQVCMRPPHLGDNDLVLS; encoded by the coding sequence ATGGGAGGAGAGCCCCTCCTCACCTCCCTCTCCATGGAGAACAGCAATAGCCATCCCTGCACCCTCCTCTCCATGGACCCCGCCGGGTCGCACCCGGCCTCGGCCGAGtcctccggcggtggcggcgccgtcAACGGGGTTGGCGCCAGTGCTGACAGGGAGCTCTTCATCATTCCGCGGCATGAGTCTGTGCGTCAAGGCCCGCCAGACATCAACGTCCCGCTGTCAGCAGACCCCTCCCCGCCGCCTGCATTGTGGAGCCTTGACACGTTCGACATTTTCGATGTCGGCCTTGGCACGCACACTCATGAGTCTGAGGTTGCGCTGACGCTTCCAAAGTCGAGCGGCAACGGCAGTGCCGCAGTCGGCGTCGGTGCGAGGAAGTGCGCTAAGAGGGGGGACAGCATTTGGGGAGCCTGGTTCTTCTTCAATCACTACTTCAGGCCTGCACTTGTGGAGAAGGCAAAGGAGAAGGTGACGCGCGACGCATCTGGGAGCATCACTGGCTTTGACAAGTCCGATCTCCGCCTTGATGTTTTCCTGGTGCAGCATGACATGGAGAACTTGTACATGTGGGTTTTTAAGGAACGGCCTGACAATGCCCTTGGGAAGATGCAGCTCCGGAGTTTCATGAATGGGCATTCCAAGCACGGGGAGCCATCTTTTCCATTCAGTGCGGACAAGGGCTTTTCGAGGTCGCACCGCATGCAGCGAAAGCACTACCGTGGTCTGTCCAACCCACAGTGCCTTCATGGGATTGAGATTGTGAACTCACCAAACTTGTCGGCAGTTCCTGAGGCTGATATGAAGAGGTGGGCTGAGCTTACAGGAAGGGACCTTAATTTCTCAATACCGGCTGAAGCGAGTGACTTTGAGTCATGGAGAAATCTTCCAAGCACTGATTTTGAACTTGATAGGCCACAGCCAGCAGCGTCAAAGAGCGTCGCACATACCTCTCATAATAATAACCACAAGAAGACACTGAATGGTTCAGGTCTGAACCTATCTACACCGCCGTCATCAGACGATGGGATGGACCTTTCACCAAAGTGCCACAAACGCCGCAAGGACTTCTTTGGTCATGGCGTAGAAGAGGATTGTGCGATGGCCAATAATTCATGTTCCGAGAGAGAGCAAGAGGTAGAAGTCCACACCGGTGAGCCGTCATGGATGCACGACTTCACTGGCGTGGCAAAGCACGCAAGTGGGCCTGTTACTGCTGCCAAGACGATATACGAGGATGATGAAGGCTACCTGATCATGGTGAGCATGCTCTTATCCGATCCACACAGCGTGAAGGTCACCTGGAGGAACACGCTGACGCACGGCGTCGTGAAGATAACATGTGTGAGCACCGCCCGCATGCCCTTCATCAAGAGGCACGACAGGACCTTCAAGCTGACCGACCCTTCCCCTGAGCACTGCCCTCCTGGCGAGTTCGTGAGGGAGATACCTCTGGCCACAAGGATCCCAGAGAACGCCAAGATCGAAGCGTATTACGACGAGACCGGTACTGGACTGGAGATCATGGTACCAAAGCACCGGGTCGGACCGGAGGAGCATGAAGTCCAGGTTTGCATGAGGCCCCCGCATCTTGGCGACAATGATCTCGTTTTATCATAA
- the LOC123064820 gene encoding very-long-chain (3R)-3-hydroxyacyl-CoA dehydratase PASTICCINO 2B, which yields MAAAAPGSALRRLYLSAYNWVVFFGWAQVLCYAASALLESGHEAVYAAVERPLQFAQTAAFMEILHSILGFVRSPISTTLPQITGRLYITWGILWSFREAQSHILVTSLIISWSITEIIRYSFFGMKETFGFAPYWLLWLRYSTFLVFYPIGLLSEVGLIFIAIPSMKTSWKCRLMMPNKWNFSFDYRYELALTMALYVPGFPYLFRYMVAKRKKVLSAKKTA from the exons ATGGCGGCAGCCGCGCCCGGGTCGGCTCTCCGGCGGCTCTACCTCTCCGCCTACAACTGGGTGGTCTTCTTCGGATG GGCGCAGGTGCTATGCTACGCGGCCTCGGCGCTGCTGGAGAGCGGCCACGAGGCCGTCTACGCCGCCGTCGAGCGGCCGCTGCAGTTCGCGCAGACCGCAGCCTTCATGGAG ATTCTCCATTCGATTTTAG GATTCGTGAGGTCTCCGATCTCGACAACTCTTCCACAGATCACTGGAAGATTGTACATCACATGGGGAATCTTGTGGAGCTTTCGTGAG GCACAATCTCACATTCTTGTAACTTCATTGATCATAAGCTGGTCCATCACTGAG ATCATCAGATATTCTTTCTTTGGAATGAAGGAGACATTTGGGTTTGCACCTTACTGGCTCCTATGGCTTAG ATATAGCACCTTTCTGGTGTTCTATCCTATCGGTCTGTTAAGTGAGGTTGGCCTAATCTTTATTGCCATTCCTTCTATGAAG ACATCATGGAAATGCCGCCTTATGATGCCTAATAAATGGAATTTCTCCTTCGACTACCGCTATGAATTGGCTCTCACCATGGCTCTATATGTTCCAG GGTTTCCCTACTTGTTCCGTTATATGGTGGCTAAGCGGAAGAAGGTCTTGTCAGCGAAGAAAACTGCATGA
- the LOC123068638 gene encoding uncharacterized protein isoform X2 — MGGEPLLTSLSMENSNSHPCTLLSMDPAGSHPASAESSGGGGAVNGVGASADRELFIIPRHESVRQGPPDINVPLSADPSPPPALWSLDTFDIFDVGLGTHTHESEVALTLPKSSGNGSAAVGVGARKCAKRGDSIWGAWFFFNHYFRPALVEKAKEKVTRDASGSITGFDKSDLRLDVFLVQHDMENLYMWVFKERPDNALGKMQLRSFMNGHSKHGEPSFPFSADKGFSRSHRMQRKHYRGLSNPQCLHGIEIVNSPNLSAVPEADMKRWAELTGRDLNFSIPAEASDFESWRNLPSTDFELDRPQPAASKSVAHTSHNNNHKKTLNGSGLNLSTPPSSDDGMDLSPKCHKRRKDFFGHGVEEDCAMANNSCSEREQEVEVHTGEPSWMHDFTGVAKHASGPVTAAKTIYEDDEGYLIMVSMLLSDPHSVKVTWRNTLTHGVVKITCVSTARMPFIKRHDRTFKLTDPSPEHCPPGEFVREIPLATRIPENAKIEAYYDETGTGLEIMVPKHRVGPEEHEVQVLHHYIGGDPLDYSFL, encoded by the exons ATGGGAGGAGAGCCCCTCCTCACCTCCCTCTCCATGGAGAACAGCAATAGCCATCCCTGCACCCTCCTCTCCATGGACCCCGCCGGGTCGCACCCGGCCTCGGCCGAGtcctccggcggtggcggcgccgtcAACGGGGTTGGCGCCAGTGCTGACAGGGAGCTCTTCATCATTCCGCGGCATGAGTCTGTGCGTCAAGGCCCGCCAGACATCAACGTCCCGCTGTCAGCAGACCCCTCCCCGCCGCCTGCATTGTGGAGCCTTGACACGTTCGACATTTTCGATGTCGGCCTTGGCACGCACACTCATGAGTCTGAGGTTGCGCTGACGCTTCCAAAGTCGAGCGGCAACGGCAGTGCCGCAGTCGGCGTCGGTGCGAGGAAGTGCGCTAAGAGGGGGGACAGCATTTGGGGAGCCTGGTTCTTCTTCAATCACTACTTCAGGCCTGCACTTGTGGAGAAGGCAAAGGAGAAGGTGACGCGCGACGCATCTGGGAGCATCACTGGCTTTGACAAGTCCGATCTCCGCCTTGATGTTTTCCTGGTGCAGCATGACATGGAGAACTTGTACATGTGGGTTTTTAAGGAACGGCCTGACAATGCCCTTGGGAAGATGCAGCTCCGGAGTTTCATGAATGGGCATTCCAAGCACGGGGAGCCATCTTTTCCATTCAGTGCGGACAAGGGCTTTTCGAGGTCGCACCGCATGCAGCGAAAGCACTACCGTGGTCTGTCCAACCCACAGTGCCTTCATGGGATTGAGATTGTGAACTCACCAAACTTGTCGGCAGTTCCTGAGGCTGATATGAAGAGGTGGGCTGAGCTTACAGGAAGGGACCTTAATTTCTCAATACCGGCTGAAGCGAGTGACTTTGAGTCATGGAGAAATCTTCCAAGCACTGATTTTGAACTTGATAGGCCACAGCCAGCAGCGTCAAAGAGCGTCGCACATACCTCTCATAATAATAACCACAAGAAGACACTGAATGGTTCAGGTCTGAACCTATCTACACCGCCGTCATCAGACGATGGGATGGACCTTTCACCAAAGTGCCACAAACGCCGCAAGGACTTCTTTGGTCATGGCGTAGAAGAGGATTGTGCGATGGCCAATAATTCATGTTCCGAGAGAGAGCAAGAGGTAGAAGTCCACACCGGTGAGCCGTCATGGATGCACGACTTCACTGGCGTGGCAAAGCACGCAAGTGGGCCTGTTACTGCTGCCAAGACGATATACGAGGATGATGAAGGCTACCTGATCATGGTGAGCATGCTCTTATCCGATCCACACAGCGTGAAGGTCACCTGGAGGAACACGCTGACGCACGGCGTCGTGAAGATAACATGTGTGAGCACCGCCCGCATGCCCTTCATCAAGAGGCACGACAGGACCTTCAAGCTGACCGACCCTTCCCCTGAGCACTGCCCTCCTGGCGAGTTCGTGAGGGAGATACCTCTGGCCACAAGGATCCCAGAGAACGCCAAGATCGAAGCGTATTACGACGAGACCGGTACTGGACTGGAGATCATGGTACCAAAGCACCGGGTCGGACCGGAGGAGCATGAAGTCCAG GTGCTACATCACTACATTGGTGGTGATCCCCTTGACTATTCCTTTCTGTGA